CCAGATTATCTCCCAGTCTCTGTTTGCTGTTTTCAATCAGATTGGTATGGGGAATCGGAAGCCCCAGAGGATGACGGAAAAGTGCTGTTACGGCAAACCAGTCAGCCAAAGCTCCTACCATGGCAGCTTCAGAAAAGGCCCGTACATAGCCGATCCAATGGGAACTGTTTGATTTCTGTAAAATGGTCGTAACGATGAAAATAACGGCCATCAGGACAAATAATCCTGTAGCAAACGCTTTATATTTTCTGAGCTGTTTTCTTTTTGCTTCGTCATTCATATTCTCAAATTTACTAAATTTGGTCATGGAACTATTTACTATTAAACCACAAAAGTCACAAAAGTTTTATTGTAAACATATCAGACCACTTAAGCCAGTTTACACTATGTAGTTTTATAAGTTCATATAACTAAAATGGACTTTAATATGGTTAATATATTACTTCTTACACTTAAGTTTTTTATAAGGCTTTTGTAGTGAAGAAATAAATAATTAAAATTTACGATGAAATTTTTATTTTCAGTCATCATATTAACCCTTGTGCACTCATGCACGCAGAAATATCAACCTATTAAAATCTCCCCTATGGAAAATACAGAAGCAAAAAACAATCCATACTATTCCAGAACAGACACTGCCCAACTCAATATTTCCAATGAAGAATGGAAAAAAATCCTTGCTCCGGATCTGTACGCCATTGCCAGAGAAGCTGCAACAGAAAGAGCTTTTACCGGAAAATACAATGAATTTGATGAGGTAGGGGATTATTATTGTGCCGTTTGCGGAAATCATCTGTTCCGCTCTACTTCCAAATTTGCAAGCAGCTGTGGCTGGCCGAGTTTCTTTGAGGCAGATAAGGAAGGTGTTTATTATAAAAGAGATACAACTTATGGAATGGAAAGGGTTGAGGTACTTTGCAAAAGATGTGATTCTCATTTAGGACATGTCTTTGATGACGGTCCCAAGCCTACAGGACTGAGGTATTGTATGAATTCTATCAGTCTGGAATTTGTTGCAGATACTCAGAAATAAAATAAAACCACCTATGACAGGTGGTTTTTAAGTTTTTAAGAGGATAATAATCCTGCTGCTTTAAGTTTATCTTCCAGATCTTTTAATCTTAGCCATACATCTTGTGCCGTTGCCGATGATGAAGGTTCAGGAGCTGTAAGTGCATCAGCCTGTGTTCCTATGGACTTCCAGCCTGCTGAGCTTCCACTGTCTGTTTTCACCCATAGCATTTTATTGCCCCCATCATTATTGATATAAATACTTCCCGGATTAGCTGCTACGGTTGGACTTCCATTGCCATAAAAAAGACCTCTGTCTTCTTTACTTCCGTCAGAGGTTGCCCATCTGAATCCTTTTTCTGCATATAGAGAACTGCCATAGAATCCTTTTCCTTCTCCGGTTACAAAGAATACTTCATTATTAGAAACATCTAGCCCACTATAAAGTGTAAATGCGGAAGAGGCCTGGTTTCGTAAGGTCAATACAGGATTTGCGGAATTTGTAGTTAATAAGTTTCCACTGTTCGTTTCATAAGAATTTTCATCTCCAAGGTCTTCTATCGAACCTTTATAAAGTCCAAAACCTTTTGAAATGACCTGACATCTTTTAGAGTGTTCATCAAATTTGATCGTGTAGAGCGGGTTGTTTGGGTTTTCCATTCGTGGTGCCACAATAGTATTGCTTTCTCCGGTTATCTGTGCTGCTACAGCATTGTCAGGATCATTGTCTTCGAAAGACGGATAAAGGAATCTGTTATTATTATAAGGATGGAGATTGATTTGTTTATCATCCATAAGTATATGGAATGTTTTAACCTTCGGGAAACTGGTACTATGGTTGAATGTTCCACCATAGAAAGTATTTTCATTGATATAGCCTTGGACATCATTTTTCTCGAATTTCAGATTGATTTCATTGTCGTGAAAATAGTTGAGAAAGAAGGTGTTATATGAAATCCCACCACCTCGGCCATTATCAGAATATAATAATGTCCCTATTTTAAAGCCGGTCACCCTCTTAATTTCAATGGTCGAAGCGATCACATTCATAATTACTATCCCTGTTGAGTCTGAGTCATTATAATTTTTTTTTGAACAATTAAGACCCTGGATATTTAATCCTGCCAATGAATCCTTTGTAGGTTGAGTAATAGCAGGGCCATGAGTTCCTATAACAATAGCATTTCCGGTAAAGGAGTCTTTTACATTTAAGTTACCCTCAATTTTTATTGTTGTATTGGGAGCAACATCTATATTAACGGTTTCGGCGATATCATAATCACCATTGGGAATATATAGAGACCTGTAATTGTATTTTTTTGCAAGCTTTATTCCCTTAATGATAGCAGCTGAAGTATAGCCTCTGTCATCAGTACCATTATTAAGACCAAATCTTCTTACATTAATAGGATGCCCTCCCATATAGTCTTCAAGGACATAGGTATTTCCGGAATGTTCAAGGTAGATAACTCCATCGTCAGTGTTAATGGTCGAAGGAATTGAAGAACCATTATGAAGAAACGTAGTAGTTGGATAATAGTTTAACGTTTCATTGGTAGCGGGGTTTACAAGTTGTATTGACATATTAATTTTATTTTTTGTTATTCTTAAATATTGAAGTTTTTTAAGTATTGATATTAAATTATTCACAGAATCAGGAAGTTAAAGTTTCTTAAATAGCGTTAAACTTTTTTCGTTTTTACCTGGTGCGTAATGATGTTTTTATAATTTTGCCCCACTAATTTGGATTTATATATTATTGAATGAAAGGATTTTATAGCGTAATAGGCCTTGTTTACATGGTTACGACCTCATTCTACATTTCTCCAAGAGTGGCGGTAAAGAATGAAAATTTCAAGACGGCAAAGACTGAAAGAGTAACTGTAGCTGACGACACGAAATCTGAGAAGAATACAACTGCTGTTTCTTCATCAGAAGCATTATACCAATCAATTGCATTTGACCCGGGTCATGAACTGAACTATGAAGTATTCTCAAAAGCATTGACAGGTTACGAAAACTTAAAGAAAGCAGGATTGCTTACCCAGGATTCGCATTTATTGACTATCTGCGATTTTTCTATGTCTTCCAATACCAAAAGACTTTGGGTTATTGACCTTGAAGACAAAAAAGTCCTGTTCAACTCATTGGTTGCCCATGGTAAAAATACCGGCGAAGAATTTGCAACGAATTTTTCTAACAGGGAAAGTTCGTTACAGAGCAGCTTAGGATTTTATATCACGGATGCAACGTATCAGGGGGACAACGGATATTCTTTAAAACTGTTGGGCATGGACAAGGGATTCAATGATGCAGCTTACAGAAGAGCGATTGTAATGCACGGAGCCAATTATGTAAGTGATGAATTTGCTGCTATGCACAAAAGGATTGGACGAAGCTGGGGATGCCCCGCAGTACCGAGAGAGCTGACACAGCCGATCATCAATACCATAAAGGGAAGAAATCTGCTGTTTATTTACTATCCTGATCAGAATTACCTTTCCTCTTCGGAGTGGTTGAAAGCGCAAGTATAAGATAAGGCAGTCAGTTTTGGCTGCTTTTTTTATGTATGGCTAAATCTGAACAATATTCTGTGGTCTTTAAATTTAAGGTATAGATCATTTTTTCTGTTTAAATAATTATTTTGTAAATCCTGCAGGAAATTTTACTGAAACAAAAGTATTGACGGACAGCGACAAAACAAGTCGTATTATAATTAATTTTTAAAGATCTTTAGAATCAGAAAATTATGACTTGCACAGCACTTATTTTTTATCCACAGAGTAAATAAAAAAATCCCTGTATAGCAGTCATACAGGGATTTACAATTATTTTAATCTGAAAAACTATCTGAATTTCTTGAAAACCAAAGTCGCATTATGACCTCCGAATCCAAAGGCATTACTCAATGCAAAATTGATTTCCTTCTCTTTTGCTTCCCCGAAAACAATATTGATATCTTTAGGAATACTTTCATCAATACTGTGAAGGTTGATCGTAGGAGGAATAATGCTGTTTTGAATGGCCTTGATAGAAAGGATCGCTTCAACGGCTCCTGCTGCACCCAATAAATGCCCGGTCATAGATTTTGTGGCACTGATGTCAAGATTTTTACTTCCCTTAAATGCATTATTGATGGCTTTCAGCTCTATAAGATCTCCAAGTGGAGTAGAAGTAGCATGCGGGTTGATATAATCGATATCTTCCATATTGGCTCCCGCTTCCTTCACTGCCAGTTGCATTGCTTTGATGGCTCCTGCACCTTCAGGATGAGGGGCGGTCATGTGATAAGCATCTGCAGTCATGGCAGCACCAGCTAATTCTGCATAGATTTTTGCTCCCCTTGCCACAGCATGTTCATATTCTTCAAGAACCAAAGCCCCTGCACCTTCACCCATTACAAAACCGTCTCTTTCGGCATCATAAGGACGACTGGCAGTGGCAAAGTCATCATTTCTGGTAGACATGGCCTTCATAATAGAGAAACCTCCTATGGAAGCCGGAGTGATAGCCGCTTCAGAACCACCACTGATGATTACTTTCGCCTTTCCGAGACGGATATAGTTGAAGGCATCCATCAATGCTGTATTTCCGGTTGCACAGGCTGAGACAGTAGTATAGTTGATTCCCTGAAGCCCATATTTCATAGAAATCATTCCGGAAGCCATATTGGCGATGAACTTGGGAACAAAGAACGGATTAAAACGTGGGGTACCATCACCCTGGGCGAAATCCATCACCTCCTTTTCAAAAGTCCACATTCCGCCTTGTCCTGTTCCCCAGATCACTCCGGTATCAAACGGATCCATATTCTCCAGTTCCAGTCCGGAATCCTGAATCGCTTCTGCGGATGCGTACATGGCATATTGTGTAAACAGATCACTTCTTTTAATCTCATTATGATTCAGATATACTTTGGGATCAAAATTTTTGACCTCACAAGCGAAGTGTACCTTAAATTTTTCTGTGTCGAAATGGGTGATTAATCCTGCACCACTGGTGCCCTTAATGCTGTTTTGCCAAAAATCTTCAACATTATTTCCCAAAGGTGTCACAGCACCTAATCCTGTAATGACAACTCTTTTCATATTGTAGTTACTAATTTTAAATCGATTAGACTTTCATGAGATAAACCCGGTTTACCCATGTTTCATTTTGCTCATTTCTTTAAGCATCTGAATTTTCGTCTGCAATATTATCAATTTTCTTTCGCTGCAGACGAATAATAAAGCATATTATTTAATGCATAATAAAAAGATTTTATCTTTTCAAGCCATTTTTAGGGTAAATATTACTTTTCTAAAATCATGGTTATCCCTTGTCCGCGGGCAGCACAAATGGATATAAAACCTTTTCCGTGCCCTTTTTCATGCAGGAGTTTTGCAAGGGTCGCGATAATTCTTCCGCCGGTTGCCGCAAAGGGATGGGCAGCAGCCAGACTTCCACCTTTCACATTCAGCTTATCTCTGTCAATACTTCCTAATGCTTTCTCCAGTCCGAATTTTTTCGCAAGATCATCATTTTCCCAGATTTTAATGGTAGCCAGGACCTGAGCTGCAAAAGCTTCATGAATTTCATAATAATCAAAATCTTCCAGATTCATCCCTGCTTTCTTCAGCATTCTTTCTGCTGCAAAAACCGGGGCGAGAAGTAAGTTTTGTTTGTTTTCTACATATTCTATCCCTGCCAGTTCCGAAAACGTGATATAAGCCAGTATAGGAAGATCATTGGCTTTTGCCCATTCTTCACTCGCCAGCAGAACTGCTGAAGCTCCATCGGTAAAAGGAGTGGAGTTTCCTGCAGTTAAAGTTCCGTTCTGCTTATCAAAAGCAGGTTTCAGCTGGGATAATTTTTCTAAACTGGTATCTCTTCGCAGGTTATTGTCTTTATCAAGACCGAAAGCAGGAGTAATCATATCATTAAAAAAACCTTCATCATAAGCTTTGGCCATATTCTGATGGCTCCTGAATGCCAGTGCATCCTGTTCTTCTCTTGGGATATTGTAATATTTTGCAGTGATTTCAGTATGTTCACCCATTACCAATCCTGTTTTCGGTTCCTGCCCTTTGTAAGGGATAGGCATCCAGTCTTTTAATTTCGGACTGAATAACTGCTTCAGTTTTCCAAAAGCAGATTTTTCTTTATTGGCTTTTAACAAGGCTTTTCTGAGTCTGGGAGAAGATTCAAAAGGAATATTGCTCATCGCTTCAACACCGCAGGCGATACCGCTTTCGATCTGTCCAAGCGCAATCTTATTTCCGATATAAATGGCTGCTTCAATACCTGTATCACAAGCCTGCTGCAGGTCACATGCCGGAGTAGCCGGATCAAGTGAAGTATTCATGACGGTTTCCCTGATGAGGTTGCTTTCGGAGATATGTTTAATCACTGCGCCTCCGGCAACTTCTCCAAGCCGCTTTCCTGTCAGATGGTAACGGTCAATAAGTCCGTTGAGTGCTGACAGCAGAAGCGCCTGGTTTCCCTGGTCTGTGTAAGCAGTATTCATTCTGGCAAAGGGGATTCTGTTATATCCTACAATAGCCACTCTTTTTGTTTCCATATCGTGTAATTTATGATGGATGGATGTTTAATTCATGATCAATCATATAAGAGATCCTGTCTAAAGCATGGTTCAGAAAACTTTGATCACCCATGGTTTTTGAAAGCAGTATTCCGCCTTCAATCAGCATAATAAATGTTGAGGCATATTGGGCGGCGTCAATTTTTTCACTGATCTCTTTATTTTTCTGTCCCTGCCGGATCACTGATGAAACTTTGTCTATCCATAGCTGAAAAGAATTTTTAACCTGTTTTTTAAGGGCAGGAAAAGAATCATCTGCTTCTGTTGCTGCGTTCATGAGAGGGCAGCCTCCGTTTGAAAAAACAACCGGCCAGTTTTTTCTGTAAAAATCAACAAAAGCATGAAGTTTATCCGGAGAACTGGAAAACTCATCCCCGAAAGAACGGCTGAGGGTTTTGCTCAGTAATCCTGCATTGTATTTATAAACTTCTATGGCGACTTCATCTTTGTTTTCAAAATTTCCGTAAATGCTCCCTTTGGTAAGTCCGGTTGCTTGTGTGATGTCTGAAAGCGATGTAGAAATATACCCCTTTGTATTAAATAGAGTAGCTGTTTTCTCAATGATGTGCTGTTTTGTTTTTTCTGCTTTTGACATTGAACGTGTTTATAATAATGCAAATATACAAAAATATACCACTCGGTATATTTTATTGGAAAATTAAATCTGAGTAAGATTTTAAACTCAGATTTAATGATCTTTTACCTTTATCCTACTGCTCTAAAGTAGCATTTAAAGTGATTTCAAAGTTGAAAGCAGCACTTACAGGGCATCCTTCCTCTGCTATTTTAGCATATTTCTGGAATTCTTCATTTGAAATTCCCGGCACTTTAGCGGTTAAGGTCAGTTCAGATTTCGTGATTTTTCCAATGTTGGGATCAAGAGTGATAACAGAAGTTGTTTTCAGCTCTTCGGGATTGTATCCTGCCTGTGAAAGTTCTGCATCCAGTTTCATGGTGAAACATCCTGCGTGTGCAGCTGCCAGCAGCTCTTCAGGATTGGTTCCCACACCATCCGCAAAACGGCTGTTGAAAGAATATTGAGTCTGGTTTAAAGTTGTACTCTGAGTAGTTAGATGTCCTTTACCTTCTTTAATGGTACCGTTCCAAACGGCTGTTGCGTTACGTCTCATAATGTTTGTTTTTTTTGTTTTTAATATTGTTTGATTTTGATGTTACAAAGATAGATCAGTCAGGAAGCAGATTCAATAGATAAAAAGACTTAAATATTGTACTTTTTTCCCGACGAGTAATTTTTCTTAAAGTTTGCAGGAGTGCTTCCGGTTTTTCCTGTGAAAAGCCGGTTAAAATAAGCAGGATCTTCATAGCCCAGATCATAGGCAATTTCCTTTACAGGTTTATCAGTGTAGAACAGCAGTCTTTTGGCTTCCAGTAAAATTCTGTTGATGATGAATTGGTTCGGGGAATCCAGATTAAGGTTTTTAAATTTATGCGTTAACGTTTTCGGAGCCAGATGAAGCAGGGCTGCATAATCTGCTACATTGTGTTTTTCCCTGAAATGAATTTCCAGATGCCGGCTGAAATCTCTGAATATATCAAGCTCACTGCCGGGAATTTTTATTATATCGTTATCCAGGTTCTCTTTTTTCCATTTTCTGGTTGCCCGGATGATGATCTGCTTTACATATGTTCTGATCATTTCTTCCGCAGAAGAATCATTCCACTCAAGCTCATCCTGAATGTTCTGAAATAGGTTTTTCATCAGTAATACTTCGGAATCATCAAGTTCTACAAATGGAATTTCAAATACATTGTGAAAGAGTAATCCGTCACAGGCCACCTCTTTATCATGAATCTGGATACAGTAAAAATCACGGTTATAATGAAGAAGTATAGATTCTTCTTTTCCGTTTTTTATATGCAGATGCTGGCCGGTAAGGAAAAACAGGGAAGGTTTTTTGACGTGATAATGATTGAAATCTACCGTAAGATCATATCCTGAAGGAATAAAAAATACTTTAATATCTGTTTTAAACTGATTGCTGTTGAAATCCTCCAGATTCTCTTCTGAAAAAAACTTCAGCCCAAGTCTTTTATACTGATCTTCAAAAATAAGGGATTGCGGCATATTTTAACTTTAGCTTAAAGATACAAAAAAGACCTCAGGAATCTGTATTTGTTCTGGTTTGCATATGAAATCAGAATAAAAAAACTAAAATATGTTTTTACATTGATATTATTTTATCAATTTTACAAATATTTGTACTGCCAACTCAATTATTAACCCTTTTTTCAAAACTGCCTGCATGAGCGAATTAGAAAATATTCTCAGAGAAATAACTCCACTATCTCCTGAAGACAGTTTTCTGGTATTTGACAGAATCAAAGCCTCATTTGACTTTCCTTACCATTATCATCCTGAAATTGAAATAAATTTTATCTACAAAGGCAAAGGGTACCGCAGAATGATCGGGGATCATACCGGTGAGATAGGGAATATAGAACTGGTACTGGTAGGACCGAACTTACCTCACTGCTGGGCCAACTACCGATGCAAAAACAGGAAGACCCACGAGATTACAGTTCAGTTTAACCAGGATTTCTTTAACCAGTCTCTGATGGAAAAAAATATCCTGAAACCCATCAATAATCTCATGAAAGATTCCATCCGGGGAATTCTTTTCTCTACGGAAACGGCTGAAAAACTGAAAGATTCATTTCTCAATTTATCTAAAATGAACAGTTTTGAATCTTTTATCGAAATTATGAAGATTTTGAATGAACTGGCCACGGCAGAAGACAAAACTCTTCTGTCATCCTACAGCATAGAGCTTGAAACCTTTGCTGATAATGATAAAATGAAACGGATTCATGATTTTGTCCATAAGAATTTTGAAAACAAAATCACCCTGGATAAGGTGGCTTCGCTGGTCAATATGAGCAATGTGACCTTCAACCGGTTTATTAAAAAAAGAACCGGAAAAACATTTATCAATTATCTGAATGAGATCAGGATCAGCTATGCAGCCCGCTGGCTGATGGAAAAAAATCTTACTGTTTTTGAAATTGCCTTTGAAGCAGGTTTTAACAATATTGCGAATTTTAATAAGGTCTTTAAGTCGATCAAAAAAACAACACCTACTGAATTCAGAGAACAGTTTAAGGGGGTGAAAAAGATAGAATAACAGAGCCCGGAATTTATTCTCCAAACTTTTTTATTGATCATTATTCTAAAATAAATCCACTTTTATTGATTGTTGGGTTGATGGTGTATTTTATTGATATGTAGTGTGTTATTTACTTTTATTTTTAGCCGCTGAAAAAATAATATCGTTTTATGATAAAATAGTATTATATCAGACTGGCAACAAAATTTAGATTTGTCAATGTGAATTAAATCTTAACAAAACTTTAAATAATTTAATACATAAACAGCAAAATATTGCTGAAAAAACAATAATCTCTGTGTATTGAAAATATGAAGTAATGTGATTGATTCTCAATTAAATCTAACGAATCTAAACCTTATGAGAAAAGCAGTTATACCCGTTCTGTTCGTTTTTTCACTTTCTGCCACCGCACAGGAAAAAAAATCGGCTGACACTACGAAGACAACCAACATTCAGGAGGTCGTAGTCACCTCTTTGGGGATCAAAAGGCAGGCACGCTCCCTGACGTATTCCAGCCAGCAGATTGGCGGCGATGAGCTTACAGAAGTGAAAACTCCCAATCTATTAAATTCGATCAATGGAAAAGTTTCCAATGTGCAGGTAAACAGAACCAATGGGGTAGGAAGCTCCGTAAGGGTGATTATGAGAGGAGATAAGTCTGTAAACACTACACAACCGCTGTATGTAATTGATGGAATTCCTATTATCAATGGAACAGGAAAATCAGCAGATATCGGGCAGTATTCCAATATGCCTGATCCCGGAGATGTATTGAGCTCCATCAACCCTGATGATATTGAAAGCATCAACTTCCTGAAAGGAGCTTCTGCTTCAGCATTGTATGGATCTGCCGGAGGAAACGGTGCTATTCTGATTACTACGAGAAAAGGACGTGCGGGGAAAAGTGCAATCACTTACAGCAGCAGCCTTACAGTGGAAAGAGCGTACAGTCTTCCCAAGCTTCAGCAAAGTTATTTGTCCTATGATCCAGCTGTTGCGGGCCAGCAGCCGGGCCAGTCAACGGAAAGCTGGGGTGCAAAAGGAGCATCTAAGGATTATCTTAAAGATTTTCTGCAGACAGGAACAACCTGGGTCAACAGCCTTTCATTCCAGTCCGGAAACGAAAGATCAACGAATTACTTTTCTATTGGAAATACCACCAATAAAGGAGTGGTTCCTATAAGCTATTTTGATCAGTATAATATATCTTTCAGAAATTCAAGTAAGTTTCTGGATGATAAGCTGACGTTGGATGCCAATTTTATCGGTTCATTACAGGAAAGCAAGAACAGACAGACACCGGGAGCTTCTTTTTCTCCTTTAACAAGTTTGTATTGGTTGCCAAGAGGGGTTGATTTTGATCAATATGGACCTGATAATTATTCCTATTTAAACAAAGAAAGATTTTTGCCTGCTCAAAACTGGTGGGAAGTTAACCCGGATGGAAGTTTCAAAGGAAACCCGGTAACCCAGAACCCTTACTGGATTCTAAACAGAAATCCTGTTACAGTAGCCAATAAAAATGCATATGGAGCCGTTGCGCTTTCCTATCAGATCAATCCGTGGTTATCTGCAAGAGTAAGAGGAAATTATAGCTGGAATATTTCAGATAGCCAGCGTGATATTGCTGCTTTTTCAGCACCGAGTTTATTGGCTGTGAATGAAGGTATTAATGGACGGATTCTAAAAAATACCTATGAGAACTCTTCTACCTATGGTGATGTGTTGCTTATCGGTAGCCCTAAAATAAATGAGACCATCTCCTTGGATTTTACAGTAGGGGCAAGTACTAACACGACAAGAAACAAAATAACACAGATAGATAATGCTTATTTGGTAATCCCTAACCTTTTCACTTTAAACAACCTTACATGGGGGTTGAAAAGGGCACCAGGGGATGGATATCATAATATCTATACCAACATGAAAAAACAGGTACAGTCTGTTTTTGCGAGTGCTTCCATAGGGTACAAAAATATGTTTTACGTAGATATGACCTTCAGAAACGACTGGGATTCCAGTTTGGCTTTAACCGGAAGAACTGGATTTGATTACGAATCTGTGGGGGCTAATGCTGTATTGTCTTCTGTCTTCAAACTTCCGGAAGTCATTAACTTCTGGAAAGTAAGAGGATCTTATGCAACGGTCGGATTGGGGTTGCCTACCAATATCTCCAATGCAATGATTGAATACAATAAGGGATATACCTATGGAGTAGATGCAGGAACACTTGTATTTCCAAGAAGTTCTTTTATTACAGATCCTAAGTATAAAGAATTATTTCCAAAACCTGAATTCAATAAAACGTTTGAGGCGGGTACCGAGCTGAGGATGTTGGATAATAGATTAAGTTTTGATATTACTTACTACAATTCCAATACAAGTAACCAGTTGCTGGAGACAAAGATAGATTCCTATTTTGGAGGATTGAAGCCGGGGTGGTACTATATTAATGCAGGAAAAATCCGTAATACAGGTTTTGAATCTTCATTATCTTATAAAGTTTTCAATTCAGAAAAATTCGGCTGGACCACTACCGTGAATGCCTCAGCCAACAAAAATAAAATTGTTGAATTATTTCCTTCAAGTCTGCCTGTTCCGGAAGAAACATTTTTCTCACTGGCCGGAGGGGGAGAATATACCAAGCTGAAGCTGGGAGGCTCTTTCGGAGATCTTTATGGAATTAAATTTAAGAGAGATGACCAGGGACGTATTCTGGTAAATGATAAAGGAGTTCCATTGGCAGAAAGCACCCCTACTTATCTGGGAAATCCGAACCCTAAGTTTATCATGGGATTCAATAACTCCTTTAATATTGGTAAGCTGGGAATTTCTTTCCTTATTGATGGTAAATTTGGAGGGAAAGTTCTTTCTCTTACAGAAAAAGCCAATGATTTGTATGGGGTAAGCCAGGCTACTGCCGATGCAAGAGATGCCGGAGGAGTATCTGTTCCGAACGCAGTATATGCCCCGGGAACTCCCAATGCCGGACAGGCTTACACCGGTCTGACGAATGCAAAAGATTATTATAAAACGGTAGGAACTACAGAAGGATACGGAAAAGGAATTGATGAAGCTTATCTGTATAGTGCTACAACAGTACGTTTACGCCAAGCTTCTATTTCATATACATTTGATATCAATTCAAAATATATGAAGAATGCAACGGTAAGTTTAGTGGGAACCAATTTATTCTTCTTCTACAAAAAAGCACCGTTTGATCCCGAGCAGGTATCAGGAAATACACCTGGTGGAGT
This portion of the Chryseobacterium arthrosphaerae genome encodes:
- a CDS encoding SusC/RagA family TonB-linked outer membrane protein, with translation MRKAVIPVLFVFSLSATAQEKKSADTTKTTNIQEVVVTSLGIKRQARSLTYSSQQIGGDELTEVKTPNLLNSINGKVSNVQVNRTNGVGSSVRVIMRGDKSVNTTQPLYVIDGIPIINGTGKSADIGQYSNMPDPGDVLSSINPDDIESINFLKGASASALYGSAGGNGAILITTRKGRAGKSAITYSSSLTVERAYSLPKLQQSYLSYDPAVAGQQPGQSTESWGAKGASKDYLKDFLQTGTTWVNSLSFQSGNERSTNYFSIGNTTNKGVVPISYFDQYNISFRNSSKFLDDKLTLDANFIGSLQESKNRQTPGASFSPLTSLYWLPRGVDFDQYGPDNYSYLNKERFLPAQNWWEVNPDGSFKGNPVTQNPYWILNRNPVTVANKNAYGAVALSYQINPWLSARVRGNYSWNISDSQRDIAAFSAPSLLAVNEGINGRILKNTYENSSTYGDVLLIGSPKINETISLDFTVGASTNTTRNKITQIDNAYLVIPNLFTLNNLTWGLKRAPGDGYHNIYTNMKKQVQSVFASASIGYKNMFYVDMTFRNDWDSSLALTGRTGFDYESVGANAVLSSVFKLPEVINFWKVRGSYATVGLGLPTNISNAMIEYNKGYTYGVDAGTLVFPRSSFITDPKYKELFPKPEFNKTFEAGTELRMLDNRLSFDITYYNSNTSNQLLETKIDSYFGGLKPGWYYINAGKIRNTGFESSLSYKVFNSEKFGWTTTVNASANKNKIVELFPSSLPVPEETFFSLAGGGEYTKLKLGGSFGDLYGIKFKRDDQGRILVNDKGVPLAESTPTYLGNPNPKFIMGFNNSFNIGKLGISFLIDGKFGGKVLSLTEKANDLYGVSQATADARDAGGVSVPNAVYAPGTPNAGQAYTGLTNAKDYYKTVGTTEGYGKGIDEAYLYSATTVRLRQASISYTFDINSKYMKNATVSLVGTNLFFFYKKAPFDPEQVSGNTPGGVGVDSFGLPVTRSIGLSLKANF